Below is a window of Impatiens glandulifera chromosome 2, dImpGla2.1, whole genome shotgun sequence DNA.
CTAAAAAGatatttggataaaattatctaaatatctaaacttaaattattttaattaattttaactttaatattatatatctctaATAACAGTACTTATTCACAAAAGACTTACATCGAGGAAGTCATTGATAAGGCAATTGGGTAGTTTGGGCGGCTGAGAAAAAGTAAGCTTCAAAAGTTCCCTCATTTTTGCCGGCGTTTGCGGCAGAAGAATCGTAATCGCTTCCTCAACGCTACTCACCTTAAACATACCATCTTCCATATCCTTTTCCTCCAAACAAATCCCCGACGCAGCAATCACCAATCGCTCCACTGCCGCCGGAAACTGCGCCGCCATCGAATACCCAACAAATCCGCCGTAACTGAGACCCACAATCATCATCTTATTGACCCCGTAAGATTCCATCGCTCTCATGATGCATTGGGCCTGAAACACCTCCGATCGCTCCGGTCGGGTCGTGTATGAATCGCCGAAGAAGAGGAGTTGAGGGACGTAGAGGTTGAATCGGGTGGTTAAAGGACCGATGAATTCGTTGAAATGCCATGTTGCATTGGCTCCGATTCCGTGAATTAAGAGAAGATTGGGTTTATTGGGTTTGATTAACTTTGGTATCCAACAGTGCATCACAGTGCCGTCTCCGAGATCGGTGACGGAGGATTTCAGGCCGGAGTAGCCGAAGGAGAATCTGTACAACTTGTCCTGAAACGACATGAAGCTAAAGCACTTCGCCATCTGttagagagaagagagagagagtgattGAAGTGAGAATTGACTCATAGCATTTAGATAGAGACTATATCTTTGACTCCAAAGTTTGTCACTATAAATTATCATGACAGGTGGTAGTTGGTTGTATTATTACAGCTATAAATGAAGACATAccaaatttatacatataaaattatcaacCCATCAATTTTATAACCAAATACATCGaacaaaatatagaaaaaaagtcaacaaaaaatgcaatatatacatatatatttaaactagtATTCATTTATAAACTATGAGTTTACAAAAAatcatttgtttattaataatatatatggataAAATTCTGGCTGAAGAAGATTTTATATAAGAAAGCTCAAACAAACTGGTCACCAACAAATACCAACTGCACCTCAAAGATGCTAGAAGTTTTGAGGTTAGAGGCCACGAGAAGACTTCTCACTTGGAGCAACGTGCTCGGGAGTTAACGGCGGGCTTTATTGGAACGCTCCGTTAATGCCCGAGCACCTCTAATTTAGAGTTTTTACGAGTTTTGAATAAAATTGGGAATTCTTTGAATTCCCGTAGCTTTGCccaaattgaatatatatagaCCTCTAGGAAGTCTACCTAATGGTTAGACGCAACATCAGACCCAAAACCTAGAACTTTAAGCTCTTAAATCTTGAATTCGCCATCACAAGAGAACTTTGAAGCTCGGAAAATTGTGAATCTAGTTTTAACCCTTCTACAGTTTCAACCAATGCACCCAAAAGCTGCCCTAGAACTTCTTGGAAACTTGTTGAACACATAGTAAACGACCGATCTTCTCTTAATATGAGTTGTACACAAATTTCTTTATATTGTTGTTCTTGTTTCGGCATGTAGTTTGTGTTTATAATCGCTTCAATTGTTTGTTGGGTTGTGTTCGAAATCGCTTAAGAAAGTTTTCTACCTAATCATAATCATCTAATTAACCTAAACAAAGAAACGCCTAAATCCTAATTTGAAATCAAGATAACGGGATCATCATCCTAGGAATTTTTTACAATCTAAGGGTGATTTGTAACTAATCTAGGCCAAGAAAGTTAGGCTTAACACATAATCAAAAAATTTTGGGATGGTGAATGGTATTTTTTAGAGACCAAACttgattataaattttcttaacTTAGCTTAAACTCACTCTAAATTATCCAATGAACATAACCATAGTCTCGGATTGTCCAATAATcacctaaataaaaaattcataaaaactCAACAAACACTAAAAACATTATGCTAGAATGTTAACACTAAAAACATTATGATATAATGTTGGATGGTAGAATGTTGGATCTTCGTGTTAGAATTTGATCCCCAAATTTGGCCTACTTTAGACGATTTGTAAAAACGCAAAaagaataatacaaaaaatatagatttatagtggtttactcaaatgagctacgtccacttcagtcAATATTAGATTTCattatgaagaaaaagaatgaaTACATAGTTTTTGTCTTACACTTTATCTCACTATAATACTatcttatcaatataaattcttaataataacatatttatatggtaaacattcaggtaataaaacctaaataaccaTTGGTCAGACCCAAGCCCAAACTCAAATACAAACctaataaactttaattaactatcgtagaatttattataagtgtaggttccataactcaacaatctcctaTTTGGAGACtgacttcatcatctctcgatcggtagcggCTCTCCATCCgatgtcttaacgaagaagaccaactaaaATTGCACACAATTTcaatttctcatttgtcacagctttcgtcatcATATCAACTAGATTCTCACTCCTAGGAATATTCTTAAGAGATAACACTTCATTTTCTAAAACTGAACAaatgaaatgataatgaacatgtatatatatatgtttcttcATGCTATGATAAACAAGATTTTTTGTCAAATGAATGTCACTctaactgtcgcatcgcaacacacctCTCTCGTAGTGTTGACTCAATTCTTGTAAAAAGGGTTGCAATCACATCATCTCTTTAGCAAACTCTATCACAACAACATATTATGCCTCGCAACTAAAAAGAGCAACATTCTTTTGCAGTTTTGAAACTCAACTAATTGCAGTACCTAGAGTATAGATGTATCATATTGTTCTCTTTCTACTATAAACATCACCACTATTGTCATCATCAACATACCCTTCCAACCCCATGTGTTATGTCTGGTCATGTGCAAACTATTGCATACATAATATAACCAATGAGAGAGACATACAGAACGATGtctatgtaatttttattttttaggaaaatggttaaaacaatttcattaaaatcccaaaagtgagAGGGTTAAGGATCAAAGCTAAACAAACCTTAGCtatgattaaaggatgacaatcaaacgaccctaaagaaaatgattagtagcaatcaaacatacaaacaaagattataaactgtatcaaatcctaattatcctaatcaggatttttattttcataccaaCCTATTGTATCAACAGATTGTCTTCTTCTTACACTTGTCATTAATCTTCCCCCTTCCTCTTGTAATGAAAGGGGGATAAACTGAAGAGATTGATAAATActgcatattctcattttgatttctttatttatatgaactcattctgatttgatagaaataattattttctaggATTTTTGGGCttttcaccttgttgttctcactTGAATTTTTAGATTAGTCTCATGATTCTTGTCTTTGCTTCATTCAGCTTCATCTATGGTATCATCTGCAATAGCCTTGGTAACATCTACTTCAGCTTGATTATTCTGAGTATCATCCTCTCTAGTTTCCTATAGTACAACTTGATTTGCTTGAGAATCAActtccttcatcttcttcattctctatTTCATTGCTACATTTATTCTCTTCTTTAACAGAATCtctcttaatatattttcttcaatttcatttctttcttcatttttagAGTCCTCCTTGGtttctacttttttttctttctccacATTTTACTCTTTGCTTTTAGACCccaatttctttttcttgattttttgcTTCTTGGCCTTTCAATATCTTCTACTCATCTTTCATGCCTTGAGCACATTTCGCGCTGGCATGTTGAAAAGTATTGCTGAATGCACACCTATCCggtctccactcataagtgattcaCATGACATTAGATTTTTCTTTCCTGTCGACCACTATCATATTATTCGGCAATGTGCTACAATGATTCACCTCTATACTACTTCTAGTAAATGATAAATGCTCTCTTCCTTCTgttattgggtccatgtataatggtttttcaaataaccctataAAATGAGTAATGGCTTCTACTTTGTACATGTGTGCATGGATAttccaaagcttgaaccatatttgtgtTGTCTCCTTAGGTTTACTTAACAGGTTCAAATCTTCAtaccatctttccaacttcatgtagttgaatccaatatatgtatgctCATGTTCTAGAATTTCATCCAGATTCGACCCATTCTTGAATTGAACAAAGTAGAGATCATGAATATTTGTAGAGATCTTCTCTAGCCCATTTTCCTTCCACTGTTTCATTAAAGATTCTTTAGTTAttgggaatgatactctattttttccAATATAATTCCCTACCACcacattttcccattcctttatgcacttttcttctacttcattgggaagtttaaattcaaaaggagaattaagTACCaccacttttattttaatatcctCCAAGAAGATTTTCCCTTTGTAGGCATGGTCTTCAGctttctttcttgcatttttattcCATACCTTATTTACTTTCCAGGTAGAGTTGCTCCTGGTAGTATAGGTCTTCGATTTAGGGGCCTTCATCAACTCTCTCTTAATAGCCACTAACCAATTTACtatctcttcatattcttccttctttagtaaattctagtcccgaagataatgaatattgagttgaattgtTATATGCTGGACTTTCTCATTATTAAGAACAATCTCTCCTTTTTTAGAATGCATCAAAAGTTTGGTTATTTGGTTTTTGAGGCCAAATAGATTGACTATTTCATTGTAGCCAACTTTCCAAACTCCTTCATTCTTTCCTTGCTTTCCTGCATTATTTTATTCAGAAACTTTCTTCCCCTActttcctgcattattttttttagaatttttcacaacatttgatttttctttacttttgtCATGATTTTACTGAATAACTTCAACAATCTCCTTGAGACCTCCATAACAAACTCTACTTCCTTGActttattacttttcttttttcccattgttgaagaatagaacaaaataatgaaatagGGTAAATGCAAAAATAGGGCAATTAAGAAACCCTAATGATTTAGCGACAAAATCGTTTCAAAAGGCAACCTCCGAGAACACCAAAGATTAGAGAACACACTGACACTCGCAATCATGAAATAAGCATCTAGAAAAGCTACCAACGAAATTCTAAGAGATTTAGGGTTATCGGCACTTACTTTGCAAATTGTGCCGTTTGTGTCGATCGTGTCATCGATTGTGTTGTTCCAACCGTGTCGATCATGTCGATCATGTTTCAATCGACGAACGacgtttttttctttttcagtgTTGCGATTGAGTTTCCGATTTGTTATTATTTCTAAGTAGAATGATGTGCACTTTCTTGAAGAAGAATTTTAAGAATTCGTTGCCAGAATATTTCGCCGGAAAATCAACGGAAAATTTCCACCGAAAATCTCTAGAGCTTGTTTCAGCCTCCTattcatgtaatttttctcatcCTCTGTTGAAGACGATTGAtctttaaatagtttaaattgaCTAACTAAGGAGGTAGGAACTGATTTTGCATCGTACAAGTTGAATCTGTTAagaacttttttatatatattcttcttgtgaaatcttgagaacttctttatctctgaaaattctcattctaaagatttgttttgcagcacccaaatccttcattgcaaacttttcagacaactctttctttggcttgttaatctcatacaagtttgctccaacaatcaacatgtcatcaacatataggagaaaaataatgtacgatttattaaacctcttgatatagcagcaatgattaGCTTCCCaccttaaaaaattattacttttcattAAGTTATCGAAcatcttgtaccattgtcttgaagcctgtttcaaaccaaatagactcttctgaagcatacacacaagctcatatttttctttgatttcaaatctttGTGATTGTCGCATTTAAATCTCTTCATCCAAATCtccatcaagaaaagtagttttgacgtccatttgttgaagatgaaagtcttatttcacaaccaaactcaaattAGTTCTAGTTGTCATCAATTTGACCACTAAAgagaatatctcattgtagtcaataccttctttctattgaatttttttcataatcaaCTCaaccttgtacctcatggttttatcatgttcttctttaattctaAAGATCTATTTTTTGTGAAGTTTCTTTCCTTTTAGGAgcttagtgagctcccaagtctaatttgacattaaaaagttcatctcatctttcattgcagaTTCTCACTTAattgattcatcagattgtattgttTTCTCGTAACATTCAAGTTCGCCTCTATCTGTCAataagatatagttcagagatggggACTACCtctcaattgatttttgatttcttgacgatcttctcagtTGTATAACcgatattttctaattttcctCTAGGGCCACGTTCTTAACAGTtttatcttcaacaacacattgatcttcttcaatagtTAGTATATATTTAGCTGAGAGATtttctttgtagagaacatgttcattgaagataacgtTTCTTCtatgaatgatcttccgattttgattatcctagaaacgataaccaaactcgatatcaccataacaaataaaaattttttattagaCTTTCGATCAAGCTtactcctatcacattcattaatatgcaCATATAATAAACAAccaaaacactttcaaataagaaaggtttacctttttattgctccaaacTTCTTATgaaattctgaattcaagaggaacataTGATACTATATTTATCAAGTAGACATCAGTGTCGATAGTTTCTAAGTAGAAGGTTTTAGACAGCCcaacatgcaatctcatgcttctagcacacTCGTTTAATGTTCGATTCATCtattcagctactccattcgtTTAAGGCATTCggggaacaatcttcaccatacCGATCTCATTCACATCACAATACTCTCTAAAATATGAATTCATGTATTCACCTCTattgtcggatctcaaacacttcaccttctgatttatttcattttcaaccaaagcctttcacttctttaaaataacaaatacttcagacttgtgcttcataaagtaaactcatacatttcttgtcgaatcatctataaacgtcacatAGTAATGTGATttgccaatagaagaaacatgtgcaAGTCCCCaaacatcagtgtgtaccaactctaaaATTTCTTTCTTAAGcttcttcccaatctttaagaaattcACACGTTTTTATTTACCAAGAATACAATTTTCACATAATTGATGCTCAACAGACTCCAGTTCTATAATTTGACCattcttcaaaaaaattatcattactttttcactcatatggcctAACCTGCAATTAATGACATAGATCACTTTTCTATGAGTcgtcatcaacaacaacaataattttATCTCTACATGTTGAAGTTGTATATAatgttccagttttgtgacctcgagcaacaactattgcttcTTTAATCACCTTCCGCGCATCATTTCCATAACTGAAACTGTGACCTTcatcatcaagttgtgtaacaaaAATCAGATTGCATATTAAACATGTAATTTGTCTCACCTTATGAATCTTCCAAACATAACTGTTTGTCATcatcaatttgatgtccccaaTGTCAACTATATCTAGTgactcaccatctgcgagataaactttctcaTAGTTTTCAgtcacataattctccattaattcattatgggcagtggtgtggaaagattCTCATGAGTCCAAAACTCATTagtctatcgggctatcaactgACAGAAGTAATACATTATTGTTATTTTCTATAACAACATTGGATGCAtcattttatcatcaccgtttctTTTCGATGCTTTGTAGTTCCTCTTCAAGTGAGCAATTAAATATCCGCCCAAACTTGGACTAACTCTGTATGTTCCTCAATATAAATATGCTTTTTCTCAATATAGATATGCtattacctcggttgaaatatatatatatataacataatttattaattaatacttatTCAAATACTTTACCTTTCAAGTTGTTATcttgatataaatttatttgttttcatgTGTAATAATGTTAACGAcagtaaaaattttaaaaaaataataataattaacaattaaacaatataaaaattaaaatgacaaatataaataaaaataaattttctatttGTAATATAATCCATATGACTGTTAAAAAAAGTATGATTAGAACTTAGAAGAATGAACATAATTTTCCACATTTAAATtcttaatgtttaaaattaaaacaaatttactTACATTTTTATACCATAAACTTAGCTTCTAAATTTGCAACATTCCTAAATATgtgaattattaaattatcattaaaaaaaaaagaaatttccTATTTTGATCGAATGTATAAACATGATATGACTATTAATGCATAGACTAGATTAATAGtgtataaaacaaaaatatgacATTAATTTCTTGTTAAGTAATAagctataaaaataattgaaacaatataaaactaatttataagattttgaGTCTATGAAccaaaattcaattcaataatGATGAAAAGATAATTgtactagaaaaaaaaatctatttatgaATGTTATAGATGATATAATTTGTGTTATTCTTGCAACTAGAAT
It encodes the following:
- the LOC124926134 gene encoding uncharacterized hydrolase YugF-like → MAKCFSFMSFQDKLYRFSFGYSGLKSSVTDLGDGTVMHCWIPKLIKPNKPNLLLIHGIGANATWHFNEFIGPLTTRFNLYVPQLLFFGDSYTTRPERSEVFQAQCIMRAMESYGVNKMMIVGLSYGGFVGYSMAAQFPAAVERLVIAASGICLEEKDMEDGMFKVSSVEEAITILLPQTPAKMRELLKLTFSQPPKLPNCLINDFLDVMCTEYYQERKELIEALHKDRKLADLPKINQPTFIIWGEKDNIFPLELGHRLIRHLGENIAEMVVIKNAGHAINVERSKEMFKHMKRFLYQSLSSSK